The segment AGGGCGCTCTGGTGGCTGCGAATCTCCTGGATGCTGCGCAGGGGCAGGCCGTATTCCTGACCGCCGGCCCGGAAGCACAGCAGTTCCAGGGCCCCGGCCGCCTCATCCGCACCTCCTTGCGCGTCGGGCAGAACAGATCCGGCCAGGGCCAGGGGCATGGCGGCCGCCGCGCTGGGGCGGGCTTCGACGAGGGGGAGGGTGACGGTGGACATCGCGTGAGACCCGGGGGCAGCCGGGTGTTGGATCGTGATGTCCAAATGCTAATTGATACAAGTGATAGGTGCATCAATTTTATGCGTGAAACCTATCACATTTGCCGGTCAAACCGGCGCCGCCGCGGGTTTGGGGGCTAACGCAGCGCGCCCAGGGCGGTGCGCAGCCGGGGCCAGAGCGCGCGCATCGCCGCCGTGTCGGCCTGCTCGCCGGCCTGCTCCAGGGCCTTGGCCAGGTCTGCCGCCTGGTCGTGGCCCAGGCTCAGCAGCACCGACTTGAGGCTGTGAGCCAGGCGGCGCAGGGCCGGCGCATCGCCGCCCGCCAGGGCCTGATCGCCTTCAGCCATATCGGCCCGGAACTGTTGCAGGCAGCTGGCGCGGAAGGCGTGATAGAGCGGGGCATTGCCGCCGAAATGCTCGGCAATGGCCGCGGCCTGGCGGGCTTGGGGTGGGCCGGCATCGTCCGCCTCGGGCCTGGACTCGGGTGTGAGCTCGAGTGCGAAGTGCGTGGCAGGCACGGTCGCTCCTTCAGCCAGGGCATCGCGCACACAGGCTTCCAGCTCGGCCAGGCCGCAGGGTTTGGACAGCAGGCGCCAGACCTCGGGGCGCTCCAGGCGCTCCCGGGTGCTGGGGGTCAGCCCGGCGCTGAACACGGCCAGCCGGGCGCCGGCACGCAGGGCGGGCTGGGCGGCCAGGGCCTCGATCAGCTCGAAACCGGAGCGGTCGGGCAGCATCAGATCGGTTAGCACCAGGGCGGCCGGGGCCCGAGCCAGCTCGGCCAGGCCCGCATCCACGGAGCCGACGGTCAGCAGCTCAATCTCGAAGTCTTCCAGGGCCAGCTGCACAAAGCGCTGCAGGGACAGGTCATCCTCGACCAGCAGCACCCGGGGGCGGCCCGCGCTGCTCATGAGAGCGCGCTCTCCCGGCGGCTCTCCAGCTGCTGGCGTAGCAGAGCGGGCAGCTCGGTCACCAGACGGGGCTTGTGCACCACGGGCAGGCCCTGCAGGGCGAACTCATAGGGCTGGCGCTGACCCTCGTCCAGCGAGGTCACCACGATCAGACGGCTGCCGGCGAACTGGGGCTGGGAGCGCAGGCTGGTGATCAGGGTGGCGCCGTCTATGCCCGGCAGCAGGATGTCCACCAGCAGCAGCTCGGGCTGGAGCTGGCCATACATGGCCAGACCCGCGATCCCGTCCGAGGCCATATGCAGCTCCAGCTCGGGGAACTGCTGGGCCAGCAGCATGGAGATCAGGGTCTGGTAGTGCACAGAGTCCTCGATCAGCAGCAGGCGCGGGCGCTGGGCGCCGTCCGCCGGCTGGCTGGCGGGGGCCGGGGCGGCGATGGCGGCTCCGGCAGCAGCCGTTGCCGCGGCACCGCCACCACGCCGCGCCAGCCAGGCTTCCACCGAGGCACGGGCAATGCGGCGGTGGCCGCCCGGCGTTTTCCAGGCCTCCAGCTCGCCGCGGTCCACCATCAGCTGCACCGAGCGCACGGCCATGCCCAGCAGGCGCGCCACCTCCAGGGTGCTGTAGTCGGCCTGGGATTCGGGCAGGGGGGCGGTCAATGCGGGACTGGGCTTGGGCATTGCGCAATTTTGCCGATTTTTGGGTCACTCTGGTCAAACAGGACTTGATTGATAAAAGTGATACAAACAATAATAGAGCCAAGCCAAGAGCCGCAGGAGTGCGCCATGAGCAAGACCGTTCTGATCGTTGACGACCACGCCGATATCCGCCGG is part of the Shinella sp. XGS7 genome and harbors:
- a CDS encoding response regulator, with amino-acid sequence MSSAGRPRVLLVEDDLSLQRFVQLALEDFEIELLTVGSVDAGLAELARAPAALVLTDLMLPDRSGFELIEALAAQPALRAGARLAVFSAGLTPSTRERLERPEVWRLLSKPCGLAELEACVRDALAEGATVPATHFALELTPESRPEADDAGPPQARQAAAIAEHFGGNAPLYHAFRASCLQQFRADMAEGDQALAGGDAPALRRLAHSLKSVLLSLGHDQAADLAKALEQAGEQADTAAMRALWPRLRTALGALR
- a CDS encoding helix-turn-helix domain-containing protein, with the translated sequence MPKPSPALTAPLPESQADYSTLEVARLLGMAVRSVQLMVDRGELEAWKTPGGHRRIARASVEAWLARRGGGAAATAAAGAAIAAPAPASQPADGAQRPRLLLIEDSVHYQTLISMLLAQQFPELELHMASDGIAGLAMYGQLQPELLLVDILLPGIDGATLITSLRSQPQFAGSRLIVVTSLDEGQRQPYEFALQGLPVVHKPRLVTELPALLRQQLESRRESALS